ctagcctgatctacatagtgaattccagaacagccagggttatatagagtCCCTGTTCAAAGTACATGCATCCATCCATATatgcatgaatacatacatacctacatgcatgaatacatgcatacatacatacatgcatgaatacatgcacacacatacatgcatacatgtatgcatgaatacatacatacctacatgcatgaatacatgcacacatgcatacatatgtgcatgaatacatacatacctacatgcatgcatacatacatgtatgaatacatacctgcatgcatgcatgcatacatgcatgaatacatacatacctacatgcatgcatgcatgcatgcacaaaagCAGTTGTAGCCATCAAGCGTCATTCCTTATTTGGAAGTGACATTTCTGGGAATATGAACACACAGACCTCTGTTGAAATGAAGGCACCTGGAGCTGCTCCTTCTGAACTATTTCACTGTGTGAATAGATCAAACTGAGGAAATCTAAACTCAAGGAAAACAATAAGAAACCCAATCCCTTACACTGGTGGTGGGCCAAGCACCTCCCttccctgaactcagagatccccctgcctctacctcccgagtgctgggattaaaggtgtgcgccaccactgcctggctttgttgttgttcttaaagACAGGAACtagattggtctcaaactccctatgtagcagACAGAGATAGGCTCTGAACTCCCAATCTGCCTCCCTCTACCCCCAGATGGTTGTGTGTGAGACCTTCCTTGGATTTATTGTtctgtaatatttattttgtatatgtgtatatcatgTATACAGTAACCTTGGAAGTCAGAAGGCTCAGATTCCCTGCCTGGTATTAGAGTTAAAGACAGACGTTAGCACCATGTgagttttgggaattgaacttgggtcctctgaaagagcagtagtcagtgttcttaactggtGACTGTTGAGCTATCTCCAGGgcctctttgctttttttttcttttgccttaaatttaattagttgtttttatttatttattttttaaagatttattgattttttatgtatacagtgttctgtttgtaggtatgtctgcaggccagaagagggcaccagatctcattacagatggttgtgagtcactatgtggttgctgggaattgaactcgggacctctggaagagcagccatctctccagccctatttattgagacagagtttttctatgtggccctggctgtcctgaactctctGTGTAAACCGGGCTGCTCCTGTacccttcctctgctttcctgagtgctgggattaaaggcatgcggcaCTAGAACATAGTTTAGGCAGGATCTTGTCATGCAGCGtggggtggcctcaaactcaaggtccTCCTGCATCCCAGGTGTGGGGATTCCAAGCAcgagccacttgtttgtccctgtTTCCGTTTGGTTCGTTTTCTGACAGTTCTGAGAACGGAGtccagggccttatgcatgctagagTGTACTCTAGATGCGTGCTCTAGACGTGTGCTCCAGATGTGTGTTCTAGACGTGTTCCAGATGCGTGTTCCAGATGCGCGTTCTAGACGTGTGCTCCAGACGCATACTCTAGACGCCTGCTCCAGATGTGCGCTCTAGATGTGCGTTCTAGACGTGTTCCAGACGTGTGCTCCAGATGCATACTCTAGACGCCTGCTCCAGATATGCGCTCTAGACATGCACTCCAGATGTGTGCTTTTCCTGTCCTCAGTTCACCTTTAAGAGGAGGTCTTCTATGTCACTCAGGCTGGACTCTACTCCTCCGTCATCAGTCTGTCCCTCAAGCATTGTTAGTCACCAAGCCAGGCCCTCCCTCCCTTGGAAGGATGCATCTCAGGCTCTGTCCCCTTcaacaacccaggaccactaatgAAAGAAAAGCACTCTGTGACAACCAGGTCCATGACCACATCCTAACCTTCCCAACCTCTGGCGGCTGAACCTTGTGCAGAGCTAGGAGATTGCTGCTGACTGGGCCTACGAGTCACCACACGGTTGCGGAGCATCTCACTGGTGAAGCACAGATTCAGCATGTGGGGTCCTAGGTTTGATACCCATGTACATGCATACGCACACGGGCGcccacacacgcaccacacacacagtttatACTTCCCCCATTATTTATGGTCAGCTCTTCATGCAGAGCTCTGGGTGGAACTTAGTTCCTGCCAtgaaataacattattttgtGAAAtccaccattaaaaaaaaaccccaaaatataCAGCCTTTTCCTTGAAAAGCCTGTGACAGAAATTCTAGAACCAAACTTctggcttcttcctttttcttataCTGTTTTTACTCTAAGTCACCTGACTTACAGGCAAAGAGTCAGCTAAGACTTCCCGATGTGTAATACCCAGGCATAGGGCCAATGTCCAGACCAGCACTGAATTAGAGCATTGTGGGCAATTATCTCAATAGGTAGCCGATCTGCCTTGCCAACAGCTTGCACTGTTGAGTTTGGGAATGTTACAAAGGCTCCACACCAAGTTTCCAAGGACACCCCCGTTTCACCCTAGATTCTATCTTAGTGAGTTCCACTAGCCACAGGAGCCTGAGATGTGATGTTGGGGGCACCGATTTCAGAAAGATGCCTGAGAAAAGCCGAGGGTGACTGTGCTGGACTTCCTACCCTCAGTTGTCTGTCACTCTGGGCACCCTCACCTCTTCAGCCCGCTAGAGGACCTTCTGAAGTCAGGAGGACAGGAAGGAACCACGTcaccagggtgggggtgggggaatgtgGTGATTGATGGGACTTTGCTGGTCTTGCATAGAAGCCAGGAGAGGACAGCTCAGCACTACGACTCTTGTCTGACATAGGAGACTCTTGTCTCCTCAACAGTTCATTTGGTTGAGTGTTTGCCTTGAAGGTCCTAGGTTTGATACTCGGCTCTGCATAAACCATATGCATGGCATATCTATAACCCAAATACTCAGAAGATAGAGGCAAGAAAACCAGAAATTTGAGATCACTCTCAGCTATAGGacaaaagaccttgtctcaaaaaaaataataataataataaaaaagaaagatcagaAGGACCAATTTTGAGAAGGTAACTTTACTTAAAGCATCCGAAAACACATTCGTAAGGTCAGGGAAAAGAGGTCAAAGGCGGGGACGCAGAACGTGGAGGAACCAAGAGGAGGCATGTGTGAAGGGAACATTCACAGGGACTCTTACTCATGCAGGGAGGTGTGTATAGAACAAGGCTGCCAGAGCATGGGTGAAGCTAGTACAGCGTCTCCCGGGCGTGGGTTCGCAGGTGGCGTAGTAGGTGCGAATTGCGGCTGAAGCCACGGCCACACAGAGCACAGGAGTAAGGCCTTGCACCTGTGTGAACCATCAGATGGCGCAGCAAGTTGCAGCTGCGACTGAAGCTCTTGCCACACTCCGGGCATTCCTGCGGCTCTTCCATCTCTTGcctggatgtggtgtgtgtgatcaGGTGGCGTTGCAGGTGCGCATTGCGCCGGAAACTGCGGCCGCAGGTTGGGCAGCTGTAGGGCCGTTCGCCCGTGTGGCTGCGGCGGTGGCGGGCCAAGTTGGAGCTGTTGCGGAAGCGGTGACCACAGGTGTCACAGGCGTGGGGCTTCTCCCCGGTGTGGATGCGTTGGTGGCGTGCCAGGTGGGCACTCTGGCTGAACCTCTCTCCGCACTCGCTGCATCGGCAGGGCTTCTCTCCTGTGTGGCTGAGCAGGTGGCGAGTCAGGTCTTGCATTTGGCTGAAGCTTTTGCCACACTGGCCACAGTGGTAAGGCCGGAGACCACCGTGGGTCAACAGATGGCGGGCAAGGCTCGCACGTCTCACAAAGCGTTTGTTGCACTGGGGACAAGCGTGAGGCTTCTCACCTGTGTGCACCTGCTGGTGGCTAATCAGCTGGGAACTTTGGGTGAAGCAGCGGCCACAGACCTGGCAGGAAAAGGGTCTTTCGCCGGTATGGACTCGCTTGTGGCTCATCAGGTGCTCGCTTCGTCGGAAGGCCTTGCCACAGTCACTACACACATAGGGCTTGCTCTCCTGGCGAGAGCTAGGGCTGCCGGGGTCTTCCGAGGACTGCCGATCCTTGCCCTTCGCATGAATCCGCAGGTGACGCTTTAAGCTAGAGCGCCGTTGGAAGGTCTGCCCGCAGTGGGAACAGAGGACGACTGCCTTCTCTGACACTTTCGTCTTGCCTTCTGGGTCCGGTGTGGGATTTTGTTCCTGGGAATGTGCCAGCAGGTGCTTCATGAGGTTGGAGCGACGCTGGAAGCCCTGGTCACACTCAGCACATCGGAAGGCAGGCTCTGAGGAATGCGTTAGCAAGTGCTTCGCCAGGTGTGAGCTCTGGCGGAAGCGGTGGCTGCAGAGGTGACAGGCATGGGGTCTCTcatctgtgtgtatgcgcacGTGCAGCTTGAGGATGGAGCTGCGCCCAAAAGTCTTTCCGCACCACAGACATCGGAAGGAACGAGAGCTTGGCTGAGATTGAGAGCCCGGGTGGGCCTGTAGCTGGTGGGCCTGAAGGCCAGACAGCTGCAGGAAGCTGACTCCACACTCCGTGCAGATAAACTGCGACTCTGTCTCGGACTCTGGGGCGcctactctgacctccacaacttCACTGCTGTCAGCAGGGGTCCCTCCCCAACCAGTACTGCTTGCCTCCTGCTCTGCTGTCTGGGACGGAGGCTCGACTATGACTCCAGGGCCCTCTGCCTGGGATTCGGAAAAAATGATGACAGGCCAGATAGTCGATTTAGGTTCTCCAGCTTTAAGTTCCTCCTGGTCAGGCATTCTGCTCGTAAGTCCTAGGAAAGAAGCAAACGCAGAGAGCTGGAAATGGTGGTGAGCACCATAACTCCAgcaacttgggagacagaggcaggcagatgtctgagttcgcTGCAAGCCTGCTCTACATTGTCCCAGAACAGCCACAACTACATagacagaccctgcctcacaaaATGAGGACAACcaagaagaaaagggggggggggctggagaaatggctcagcagtttagagcatcgcctgctcttccaaaggtcctgagttcaattcccagcaaccacatggtggctcacaaccatctgtaatgaggtctggtgccctcttctgtcctgcaggcagacacacagacagaatattgtatacataataaataaataaataaatgtatttaaaaaaagaagagaaggaggaggtagagaagaagagaggaggaagaagaggaaaaagaggaggaaaaggtggagaaggaaaaggaaggaagagaaggtggtggtggcagcaccgAGTTATCAATTGGGTCTTTCTGAAAGAACTACTAGGCCTCATGAGAACCTGGTGGGTACAGAAGTAGAAAGAAACCCAGGATCCTGTAAAGCTGGGATGGCAGTCTGAGGACAAATAAGAATGTCTTTGATCaccaggtggtggcagtgcacgcctttaatcccgacacttaggaggcagagggaagtagcattctctgtgagttcgaggccagcctggtctacagagctagttacaggacagccagagcttttatgtagagaaatcctgtctcaaaaagctaaaaaccaaaaccaaacaaacaacttaAAAAGTCTTTGTTCTCTGTTCCCCACTTCTTGCTGTTTCTCAGTCCCCATATTGCCTGCTACTAGGGATCCCACCACCTcagactcccaaatgctgggaccacatcacacaccatgcctggctccaccACATCCTTTTAAAGTGTACAATTTAGGCCCACTAAATATATTTACAATGTCATTCAATAATCAGGACTCTCTCATATTCACTAGTAGTCTATTTCTTGACCACTCTTTCCCCTCAGTTTTTTGTGTATCAGTATTCTGCACACATGCTTGTACTTGTAACACAAGCATGCAGTATCCATGGTGGCCAGGAGAGGGCCTCAGCTCCCCCCAGAAttagttgcagacagttgtgagccattatgggggtgctggaaattgagctagggtcctctggaggatcagccagtgctcctaagtgctgagccatctctctggcaccCTTTTTGTTAGGGTGACTGATCCTAGAGCCTTTCGCATGCTAGGGAAGGACTCTAACACTGAGCCACACTGCAGTCCTTCAATATCTATTTTAAGGCTCAAAATTAAGAGACATATGGGTATAGCCGTGCAGGcctctctagtcccagcactcaggtgacagagccaggaggatcttgAGTCAAAATCATAATGAGACCATATCTAGGAATAACAACTGcttagcctggcagtggtggtgcacgcctttaatcccagtatttgggaggcagaagcaggtggttctttgtgagttcgaggccagtctggtctatagcgtgagttctaggacagccagggctacacagagaaaccctgtctcaaaaaaacaaacaaaaataaaaacaaaacaacaacaaaaagcagacaCAGAGCAGGAGCTgtcagaaagaagggaaagaggacatCTGGTTCTGAGGATCACTAAACAAGTAGATGAACGAAACCAAAGACTTTGTCAGCATCGAAAGGTTAGAAAGTCAGATGCTATCTGCAACCGTGAGCAAAGAGCATTCAGTAACCATGACTGTGGAGGAGCTTACCAAGAGGGTTTGCAGGCCAGGCTTTCTTCTCTGAGGTGTCCTCAAAGGTAAGGGACTCCTGCAATGAGAGCCGAGACCCCTCTGTGTGAGGAACGGGCTCTGTGGCCTTCGTGAAGTGAAATCACTTTCTGGGGTTAAATAGGAGGAAACATGGACGGCTAAAAGGTAGAAGGTAGAGAATATTGTGGGGCCCGAGAAAGACCTGTGACAGGAATCGGCTCAGCTTACCAACACAGCTGCCAGCTCTTGGTCTCTGGAATTCTCCTCAAGCCATGAGGGGCCCTGAGAAGGGTCTGACAGCATAAGAGAGGAAGACAAGGCTGTTAGAAGTGTTGCCAGCTATGTGGCTTTAAAGACATGACCACCCATCTTCCGAGACCATGAAGCTATCCCGACATTCTCCCACCACACactcctccccagcctccagccccacccacacCTCCAGCCTCCCAGGACACCAGGTCCTCACGGCtttcttgtgggtcctggggctccGGGCTCACTGGCCAATTTGAACTTGGTGCAAGTCTCCACTCCTCAGGTTCAGCGGGCCTGGTGGGAACTGGCTGAGATGGGGGTAATTCGTTCAACGGGTGCAGGGCTGGAGTCTCTTCCAAGGGCAGCTCCCTTTTAGGGCTTTGGCTGGGGACCTGGGAAGGGCTCTGCTGCCCCTCTGAGACGATGTCTGCAGGGGCATTCTTGCCGGCACTGAAGCTAAAGTCCTGTTGAAGACATCTGTCTTAGGGCGCAGCCAGGCTGCATGAGTCTACTGAGTCTACCAGGAcaggacagagacacagggagagtCACAGCTAAGAGGGTAAGAATGGGTTAGCGATGCGACaggggacagaggacagaaggggCGCTTTTATAGTCTACTTTATAAGAACACGCTTGTACTTCATACTGTGGAAAGGAATCTACACGTGCATGCTATTAATAGCTTAGCTAGCGCACACTTTTAACAGTTCCAAGTTAACACCCCTGATGGCTCAGATGCCTCTGGAGAACAAGGCTGATAGCAGCGGAAACTAACTAGATGCAGTGTTCTAGGAAGCACCCAGCCCCAGACATCAGCAGAACAAAAAAGAGGGCAGGGATGATAATGAGACTCAAGACCCAACAAgcgccacgcctttaatcccagcactcgggaggcagaggcaggcggatctctgtgagttagagaccagcctggtctacagagctagttccaggacaggctccaaaaccacagagaaaccctgtctcaaaaaaacaaaacaaaaacaaaaaaaaaaaccaacaagcatCAGAAAAGCGCccagaggctgggtgtggtggagaatgactttaattccagcactcgggaggcagagacaaactgGTCTTTGTGTGTTAAAAGCCAGAATGGTCTGCACAGAGTTCCAAGaagccagggctacctagagtgacgctgtcttaaaaagaaaaaagagacgaAATGTGACCACAGGATGACCCTAAGTCTGAGTGACTGCTTTCGCTGGCACCCTCCATCCCCTGCTTGCTGCCTGGAGGTGAGCTGGTAGTTTTTCTGTTTTCCGATCTTAATCTGCTACCTACTAAACACCAGCTCTCTGGATAGAGCACACCAAAAGACATCAGTTCCTAGCTCTGCTCACTGATGGACACAAGCGGAATTTGAAAAGCTCTCTTCTTGAGGTAACCAGTTTCGGTCCACTCAGCCCCACCCTTACAGTTTGTGGTCCAGCCCCAACTCACCAGCGGCCCCACGTGGCTGGAGTCTTTGGGCACGCCCTCCAGCAGCTGTAccacctcctctccatccctgagTGGCTGGCCCTGCAGGCGGCTCAGCACATGCGGGGGCAGGACGCTCAGGaactgctccagcaccagcagCTCCAGAATCTGCTTTTTGGTGTGCAGCGCCGGCCGCAGCCAGTGGTTGCAGAGTTCCCGGAGCCGGCCCAGGGATGCCCGTGGCCCCATGTCTTCCTGGTACTGGAAGCATCTGAAGAGCTGGTGGGCCACCTCTGGCCGAGGCCTGACCTCTATTATTCTGGGATCCTCCTCGCCAGGCAAGTCATCCTCCTCCAGTTTCACCGCTCCGAACTGCTCTTGTTCCAGAGCATCTGGGACTGGTTCTGCCAGCATCTTTCACACCTCCTCAAACCAGACCACTCTTAAGTCTCCTTCTTCGGCGCTTCCCACACCTGTGGAGCTGAAGACCCTGAAATAAGATCTCCCGCAGGAAGGCAGATGCCTGTTTTCCCAGAACCCAGGATACAGAGACAAGGAtcaggaattccaggccagccttatctacataagggggagaagggggtggggtagggacaCAAAAGCAAGTCATACTGCAGGAAAGCTAACTCCCACCTGAGTTgcaggcattaaaaaaaaatacaaatatgggCCAGGCGTGATGGCTTGcccccctaatcccagcactactaggaggtgtaaGAGAATCTCTATGAGATtgagatcaaggccaacctggcctatacagagttccaggactaaAAAGAAAGAcctggcaataaataaataaataaacaaataaataatttttttttaaaaaaggggagtCTAGAAAGATAAACTctccagttaagagcactaactgctcttccagaggatccaggctcagttcccagtccTCTGTACCTCCAGCTCTAAAGAGGtctgccaccctcttctggtcccagAGGGCCCTGTACACATGTAGTGCAGGGTcaaattttttttacaaaatcaaATGTGACTTTCTGAGGAGTTCTTTCCCACTGTCACGAGTGATGACCCCCAGCAGCAGCAAAGCCAACAGAGCAATCATACAAGGGCAGAAAAACAGGGCTGGGGACACAGTTCTGTTGGGGGAGtccttgcctagcacacacaatcctctgggttcagtccccagtcaGTACTGCATACCCTGCGCACAGTGGAGCAGTCTATAACCAGGAACTGGAGGTAGGAAGAGCAGACGTTCACAGTCATTCTCGGCTACTGAATAGGAAGTTTTAGGCTAACTGGGGCTagggactttgtctcaaaagaatgGGGGTTGGGGAAGGTGGGAATGAAGAAAGTTTGGTTAGCAAGAGCACTTgcagcccggtggtggtggtggcacaggactttaatctcagcactcgggaggcagaggcaagcagatctctgtgagtttgagaccagcctggtctacaagagctagttctaggacaggctccaaagctacagagaaactctgcctccaaaaacaaaacaaaacaaaacaaaacaaaacaaaacaaaacaaaagagcactTGCCATGAGCCATGAGAGGACATGGTCCAGAGTTTGAGCCTCAGTGTCCACATAACAAACAAGACATATTCCCATACATGACTGAAACCCTACCAATGTGGGATGCTGGAGGGGCAGTGGGGATTGCTGGCTGCTGGTGTAGCTGAAAAACAAGAtccaggttcaggaagagacACAACTCAAAGGACTAAGGAGCATGCTCAGTGCCGTCTTCCTTTGCACTCACATAGGTCTGCACACACGgttgcacacatgcgtgcacacatgcgcgcgcgcacacacacacacactcacacacacgcacacacacacacactcacacacacgcacacacactcacacacacactcacacacacacactcacacacacacacactcacacacacacacgcacacacacacacacgcacacacacatgcacacacacacactcacacacacacactcacacacacacacgcacgcacacacacacacacactcacacacacgcacacacacacacgcacacacacacacacgcacacacacacacacacacgcacgcacacacacacacacacactcacacactcacacacacacacacactcacacacacacacactcacacacacacacactcacacacactcacacacacacacacactcacacacacacacacacacactcacacacacacacgcacacacacacgcacacacacacacacgcacgcacgcacacacgcacactcacacacacactcacacacacacactcacacacacacacactcacacacacacacgcacacacacacgcacactcacacacacactcacacacacactcacacacacacgcacacacactcacacatacacacacacacactcacacacacacacactcacacacacacacacgcacacacacacgcacacacacacacacacactcacacacacacacacgcacacacacacacactcacacacacacacactcacacacacacactcacacactcacactcacacacacacatgcacactcacacacacacacactcacacacacacactcacacacacacactcacacactcacacacactcacacacacacactcacacacacacacactcacacactcacacacacacactcacacactcacactcacacatgcacactcacacacacacacactcacacacacacactcacacacacgcacactcacacacacacacacacacacacacgcacacacacacgcacacacacacacacactcacacacacagaaactgaacaGTTCTGGATGTTTATCCTGCTCTACATCCAGAGATGTGCAGCCACCAGGGCACGGAGCACTGTGGAAGAGAGATCAAAGACAGAAAAACGCCTCATCTCTTGGGACTGGAAAGCCAGACTTCTCAGAGGTGAAGAACACTTGgtgctcttgtaaaggacccaggtcggttctcagcacccatatgatgacttacagccacctgtaactccagtcccaagggatctagtgctctcttctggcttctgggggcaccaggcaagcatgcagtgcacgtgcatgcacgcaGGCAAAGCATTTatccatacaaaataaaaataaatctttaaaaatgttttttcatttCAACCCCTTCAGGTCTGTATCTTGGAGAACCAATAAAACAAGACCTTCCCCATAGGAATGCAGAAGGGGATCTGATTTATTCCCAATCAgcaagtaaatacatacatacatacatgcctgtAAGTGGGAATTGTTCTACAGatttacctcccccccccccttttctttttgaaaaacagtTTATCGAACACAGTGCAGCAGAGCTGTGGGCGGGGCAATAACTAGGGTACACCAGGCAGCTTTGAATTCAGTCCTACCTCACCTCCCAAGTGGGATTATAGCTCTGGTGCTGGCTCCCTTTCTCTCGGCCACCTCGGGTAGTCACTCTCAATTCTTGCTAGCAAAGGAAAGTGTTTTAACTCACCACCAGGGGCTCCAGTTCTACAGGCACAAGCCCCTCCTTTCCCTATAGCCCAAGGGCTACTCCTTCCTTCCTAAGGACTAGGGACTTAATCACTTCGGCTAAATTAAATCCTTCAGTACTGCTGAGAAGATTTTAAGCTTCTCTTTCCAGGTTGGGCATGGGACCCAGAAGTCTCAGGAATGTTAGGCAAATAACCCTACTACTGAGCTACGCATCAACAAGAAGCCGACCCCCACGTTCCCACGGGGAACCACGTGGTGGGAAGGCTGAGTAGGGGGATGGGACCAGAGCCTCAGGCGTAGCTTTCCATCCTATTAACAGTGGTATACATGGAGTGGGGCTTGTGGTTATTGTTCTCATCATTATTGATTGTAACACGTTTTCAAGGCTATCAGAAGGTAGGCAAAATGCCTCTGCCCTGAATTTTGCATAGTTCTCTAAATTCCCTCCGTAGGAGGCTGTAGTGTGTGGGTCTGTTACAGAACAAAGGAAACCCTGCTTTTAAGCTGGCCGAGGGAAAGAGGGATATAGTGCTGGCCTAGCTCCTGACTCCCTCTGGCTCCTTTCCctcccacacagccagtccaATCCGGGCTCTTTCCTGCACTTCAGACACTCACTCTCTGTCTGAGTGCTTTTCCTATTGCAATTACTTCTTACACCGTTGGTGTCTCTGTTCTGGAACCCTAGCACGCACGGTCCATTGGCTAATGTACCCCCAATTACTGTTCATTGCAATCCCTTTGCCTGGCCTGAACAGGAGGCATTGGACCTAGTTCAGTAAGTTTTTGCCTGGCATCTGAAGTGGCAACTTCAATGACTGAGCATGCGCAATGAAGCAGCAATAACAATGTCTACCTTGAAGTCCTAGGAATCTAAGAACGACTATAGTAAGGTTCAGGACAGTTAAGGTATATGATAAACACTCAAAAACAAGGGGGTGGGACTTGGGATGTAGCTGTTGGTATAGTGCTGGCCCAGGGTCCAATCCCCGGCACACGCCCCAAATCCCAGACcaagggaggtagaggcaggaaggtcatgcATTCATGGGAATTCAGCTACACTGGGAATTCATGATACACGAATTGATACATGACCCGTTCTCAGAAAACAACgaacaaataaatgtataaatgaaaaaaaggggggaggggagtgttATTAAGCTAGGCACGGGTTGAAGGAGGAGTcaaagtccaggctggcctggactccATGTAGAGTGAGTTAGAAAGGTGGTCTGGGCAAGTTAGTGAGAGCCTTTGTCCAAACCGAGAGGGGTTGGAGATGTATTTTAGAAGTAGGGTGCTTGCCAAACGGGTGTGCCAAgccctaatctctctctcttacacacacaggaaacaggaTTTCATTTCGCTGTATGGAGAAGCATATGAAAAACAacgagaggggctggagagatgcttgaGGCTAAGACCacaagctgctcttccagaggtcatgagttcaattcccagcagccacatggcagcttgtaGCTGTttatgggatctgatgccctcttccggtgTGCAGAtgtccatacaca
The Microtus pennsylvanicus isolate mMicPen1 chromosome 11, mMicPen1.hap1, whole genome shotgun sequence genome window above contains:
- the Zscan10 gene encoding zinc finger and SCAN domain-containing protein 10 isoform X5, with the protein product MLPVPGRHGATGIPGPAPGTLQPLAAAGAAHQKADSGAADPSQGPSWLEENSRDQELAAVLESLTFEDTSEKKAWPANPLGLTSRMPDQEELKAGEPKSTIWPVIIFSESQAEGPGVIVEPPSQTAEQEASSTGWGGTPADSSEVVEVRVGAPESETESQFICTECGVSFLQLSGLQAHQLQAHPGSQSQPSSRSFRCLWCGKTFGRSSILKLHVRIHTDERPHACHLCSHRFRQSSHLAKHLLTHSSEPAFRCAECDQGFQRRSNLMKHLLAHSQEQNPTPDPEGKTKVSEKAVVLCSHCGQTFQRRSSLKRHLRIHAKGKDRQSSEDPGSPSSRQESKPYVCSDCGKAFRRSEHLMSHKRVHTGERPFSCQVCGRCFTQSSQLISHQQVHTGEKPHACPQCNKRFVRRASLARHLLTHGGLRPYHCGQCGKSFSQMQDLTRHLLSHTGEKPCRCSECGERFSQSAHLARHQRIHTGEKPHACDTCGHRFRNSSNLARHRRSHTGERPYSCPTCGRSFRRNAHLQRHLITHTTSRQEMEEPQECPECGKSFSRSCNLLRHLMVHTGARPYSCALCGRGFSRNSHLLRHLRTHARETLY
- the Zscan10 gene encoding zinc finger and SCAN domain-containing protein 10 isoform X4; its protein translation is MLAEPVPDALEQEQFGAVKLEEDDLPGEEDPRIIEVRPRPEVAHQLFRCFQYQEDMGPRASLGRLRELCNHWLRPALHTKKQILELLVLEQFLSVLPPHVLSRLQGQPLRDGEEVVQLLEGVPKDSSHVGPLESLTFEDTSEKKAWPANPLGLTSRMPDQEELKAGEPKSTIWPVIIFSESQAEGPGVIVEPPSQTAEQEASSTGWGGTPADSSEVVEVRVGAPESETESQFICTECGVSFLQLSGLQAHQLQAHPGSQSQPSSRSFRCLWCGKTFGRSSILKLHVRIHTDERPHACHLCSHRFRQSSHLAKHLLTHSSEPAFRCAECDQGFQRRSNLMKHLLAHSQEQNPTPDPEGKTKVSEKAVVLCSHCGQTFQRRSSLKRHLRIHAKGKDRQSSEDPGSPSSRQESKPYVCSDCGKAFRRSEHLMSHKRVHTGERPFSCQVCGRCFTQSSQLISHQQVHTGEKPHACPQCNKRFVRRASLARHLLTHGGLRPYHCGQCGKSFSQMQDLTRHLLSHTGEKPCRCSECGERFSQSAHLARHQRIHTGEKPHACDTCGHRFRNSSNLARHRRSHTGERPYSCPTCGRSFRRNAHLQRHLITHTTSRQEMEEPQECPECGKSFSRSCNLLRHLMVHTGARPYSCALCGRGFSRNSHLLRHLRTHARETLY
- the Zscan10 gene encoding zinc finger and SCAN domain-containing protein 10 isoform X3; the protein is MLAEPVPDALEQEQFGAVKLEEDDLPGEEDPRIIEVRPRPEVAHQLFRCFQYQEDMGPRASLGRLRELCNHWLRPALHTKKQILELLDFSFSAGKNAPADIVSEGQQSPSQVPSQSPKRELPLEETPALHPLNELPPSQPVPTRPAEPEEWRLAPSSNWPVSPEPQDPQESHPSQGPSWLEENSRDQELAAVLESLTFEDTSEKKAWPANPLGLTSRMPDQEELKAGEPKSTIWPVIIFSESQAEGPGVIVEPPSQTAEQEASSTGWGGTPADSSEVVEAHQLQAHPGSQSQPSSRSFRCLWCGKTFGRSSILKLHVRIHTDERPHACHLCSHRFRQSSHLAKHLLTHSSEPAFRCAECDQGFQRRSNLMKHLLAHSQEQNPTPDPEGKTKVSEKAVVLCSHCGQTFQRRSSLKRHLRIHAKGKDRQSSEDPGSPSSRQESKPYVCSDCGKAFRRSEHLMSHKRVHTGERPFSCQVCGRCFTQSSQLISHQQVHTGEKPHACPQCNKRFVRRASLARHLLTHGGLRPYHCGQCGKSFSQMQDLTRHLLSHTGEKPCRCSECGERFSQSAHLARHQRIHTGEKPHACDTCGHRFRNSSNLARHRRSHTGERPYSCPTCGRSFRRNAHLQRHLITHTTSRQEMEEPQECPECGKSFSRSCNLLRHLMVHTGARPYSCALCGRGFSRNSHLLRHLRTHARETLY